CAGGGCCGACCTCCAGCGTAGCCCCGGGGCCTGCTCCTGCCACTCTAGTATCCAGCTGGAGTCAGGACAAAGCACGCTGAGGCATGGCCGTCACATCAGGTGCGTTAGGCCTGAGCAGAAAGGCATGGCTGAGCCATCCTCTGGGAAAGCAGCTTCTAGGGAAGCAAGCCGGGCAGTGGCAAGGCCGGGGCCGAGTCCTGGAAGTCAAATGCTTCGTGAGCAATCTGGAGACTTCTTGGAGGCAGACGCCCATGGGGCACACACAGCCCCCTGACTCTCTCTGGGGCAAGCCCGGTGCCCCAGCCCCCAGTTCCGAGATGTCAGAGAGCAGACGGTGGAAGAGGAAGCCCGGGAAGGTGGGGCCACCCgatgggggagagggcagaagcggcccggcccctcccccagtgtgggtgtgcacgcacacgtgcaGAGGCTCCTAAGGGACGAGGGGAGCAGAACGGGGGCTGCGCCCTCCTGCCCCGACGCAGAGGCACGGGAGGGGTGTCGGCAGAGAGCCGCGCAGGTGGGTCGCACCCAGGTCCCGTTGCACAGCCTGCTCGGAAGGGTCGCCAGGTCGGGATGCAGCCCCCACCTGCCACCAGAGGGAGGTGTGGCCCGTACCTTCAGCTTCTCGTACTTCTTGCAGTAGACCTCTAGGGCCTCCCTGATGTCCTCGGGGACCTCCAGCTTCTCGTCCTTGAAGGGAGGCCAAAACTCGCCGGACAGGATGACGGCATAGACCCCGAAAGGCGGCTGCTCCTCTACGGGCCGCTTCTCGTCCTCCTCACGGATGTTGGCATTGATGCGACGGGAGTCCGCCATGTCCTGCGGGGAGGAACGGGGTCTCGCGGAGGCCCCGGGGCCGGGCTCAGGGTGGGGCCGGGCCAGGTGGGCAGGAGCCCCGCGTGCCCACCTTCAGCATGACCTCGCAGAAGTGCATGGGAGCCTCGCCAAAGCGCAGCTTCAGCAGCTCCACGTTGCGGATCTCCCTGGAAGAACGTGTCTCTGAGCGGCACCCCAAGCAGCGCCCGTGGCGGAGCGGGCACCCTCCGCCACCCAGCGCGGGGACACCCGGGGGGAGTGGCGCGAAGTGCGGCTCCAGCCACCGAGCCCCTGGACCCCGTCCCGGCTGAGGCCCAGGGCGTCCCGGGGATCTGGTTCCCCGAGCCCCTGGGCCTCCCCCCAGGCCCCTCCAGGGTGACGGCCGAGCACGGGTGCACCTCCCCGCCGGGGAGCAGGCAGCGGCGCCCCCGGCAGCCCCATGGCGCCTTGCGGGCCTCACCGCTCAGGACTAAAGCTGAACTGGTGGAGGAGGCGGTCGGCCAGCAGCGAGCGGTACTCGTTGATGAACAGGTCCTTGCTGCCGTAGATGCTGACCAGCAGGCTGATGATGTCCGAGGAGCGCCGCTTGGAGCTGGACTTCCCTGCACAGCACGGGGACCGGCACCCATGGCATCTCGCGGGGACCGAGGAAGCACCATCTGTGCCCACGCAGGCCCCACCCTGCCACACCCGTGAGGCCCAGGCCCAGAtcccaggctgggggtggggtgggtagggcACAGGCCGCCTGGGAATCGGCTCTTCTAGCAAGCCGGACGGAGACACAGGCCACCGTGGGCCCACTCGAGCCAGCCAGAGCCCCGTGCAGAAGCGGGTCGGGGTGGGTGCCGACAACTGATCCCCTCAAGCTTTCGGGCACCTGTGGAATCAGACGCCTGCCTTGCCGGAGCGTCACGCACAATCCAGAGCCAGGTGGGGCTGGTGGCACTGACCTGGATCGGCATCCACAGGGTCAGGGACCCAGTCCTCGGGCTCGCCAGAGTCATCCTCGCTGTCCTGACCAGTCTCCAGGCTCGCCGGGTCTGTCTTGGACAGCTCGACAGCCAAGTCCCCCGTCCCATCCGAGTCCCCCGTCAGCCCAGCTACAATCTGCCGCACCGTGTCCTCCCGCGTCCTGCCAGATGTGAGTACCGCTGGCCTTCACGGTACCTCTCTCCGTTTGCCCACACCACGGCACCCCACCTCACCCCGGCAGCCAGCACCCGTTGGCCACGTGCTTAAGATGGGTCCATCAAACTTTCTCTCAGAAAACAGTAATACTAATCATAATAATTAAGATAAACcccaccagggcgcctgggtggctcagtcggttaagcgtccgacttcagctcaggtcacgatctcacggtccgtgagttcgaggcccgcgtcgggctctgggctgatggctcagagcctggagcctgcttccgattctgtgtctccctgtctctctgaccctcccccgttcatgctctgtctctctctgtctcaaaaataaaataaacgttaaaaaaaaaattaaaaaaaagataaaccccACCGTTTTCGGGAACACCGAGAACTAAAATAATACGGGATCTAGGCCAGGGCCTTCCCAACCAAGAGGCAGCAGACGTGAGTCAGGGAAGCACCAGatgcctcccagccccagccctgagccTCTACTGTCCCGAGGGGTCTCCAGACAGCGGTGCCCCAGCACCTGCTCAAACACGTCCTCTGACAGCCTGGGAGTCACTGCCGCTCAGGCACAGgggtccccccacccaccccggccTCAGCCTGGGTCTTGGTCAGCAAGCTAAAGCTGAGTCAGGGCCTCTATGGACTAGGAAAAGGGGATGGGAACAGAGAGCAGGGTTGCAGAGTGGGGTCCCCAGTGTCTCCCCATGGACGTGGTGGCACCCACAAGGCGAAGAAGCCCGGGCCGTGGCCAGGTCATGTGGCCCAACAGGAGGGACAGAGTGTTCCTGGTGTTTCGGGGGCCACAAGGACCCACGGGGAACTTGGCTGCACAAATGGAGCCAGGAGACAAGGACCCCAGGTCCGAGCAGCAGCCTGGAGCTTGGCCACGGGGCTCACCTCAGGTAGCGGCGAATGGGCTCACAAGCCACCTCCAGGATGACCATGGAAGGGTCGAGCACACGCAGTGCCTTGATGGCGGATATATACAGGGTGATGATGTCGCACGTGTTGACCCCTACGGCCAGGAGAAAGGACAGTAGTCCCAGCAGCACCCAGGAGTTGTCCCATGAGCGGCAGCGCCCTGGCCAGGTGGGTTTTTCGGCCACCACTGTGACCTCACTCCCCAGGATACCACTGTGACCCACAGGACGCTGTCCCCCTTCTCCCCTAACTCTCATGTGCTTTCCCTGGAACTTTCCAAGGTCCGAGCCCTCCCCTCACTGGGCGGTCTGCCCCAGGCCACACCCATCACTTCCCAGGACTCTCTTCAAGGGAGGATGAGGCGCAGCTCCTAAGGACCGCCCTACAGACCCACACCCTACACAGGCCCCTCGGCAGAGGAGACTGGCCTCTCGGGCAGCAGCTCAGGCACCTGGATGGAGGAGCCGCGTCTCCAGGGCAGCCTTGAGAGACAGGAGCAGCTGCTGCCTCTGGTCAGTCCTTTCCAGGCAGTATTTGAGGTCCTCGATGGCTGGCCGGGAGTCTGGGAAGTCTGTAGGAAGAGTGTGGACCcttgcacacacacgtgcaagcACGCACGTGCTGCGCGTGCAAGAAAGGACACAAGGTCGGCAGGGCCCAGAGGGCGAGCGGTGGCGCCTCCACTCAGTAGCGATGAGAAACACCGCTAGGTGCTTCAGGCCATCCCTGGGCGGTCACGTGCCctccagcccccgccccgcccccgagTGCCCAAGGACAGAGCAGGAGCACGAGGCCGCCGAGAGGATGGGGGTGGACGCCCAGAAGCACCGTCTGGGGGCCACACTGGCGGGCCCAGCTCTGCCTGGGACACCACTGTCTGTCCTAAGCGCCCCTGACCGCCTGCAGGATCTGAATGGCGAAGGCACGGGGAAGGTGGCCGCTTCAGCGGGCAGGGGGCCGACCTCGGATGATGCTGAAGAGCTCCTCGATGCGTAGGCCGGCATAGATACGGTAGAAAAACCTCTGCACGTGGCAGCGCCACCGGCGCAGTGTGTTGCCAGCCTCCGGGGACGCGGGCCTGGCGGGGCCATCCTGCAGGAATACCTTGCCGAGCCAGCCGACCACCCTCTCGATCCACTGGCGGGAGAGCACAGGTGTAGGGAGGTGAGGAGCTGAATGAACCCCAGCCCGACATGGAGCAGAGGCTACCGGCACTGCAGCCAGTCTTGGGGAGCCTCTAAGGCTCCTGGACACTAGGAGCACATTGAAAGCAGCAGGATAATGGGTCCAAAGTGGGCCTCCCAGGCCTCCCATCGAGGTGTCCCCACACCCGATGAGCACCAGAGCCCAGGCTTATCTCTAGCAACAGCGGCCCTGATGCAGAGCACGGAGAGAACGCTCACCTCTGACCCGGCGGACAGACACACCCTGGGGGCCACGTACCTGACTAGTCCCACCACGCTGGGACAACGTAAGGGCCCTTCTGAGCACACACGCGTAAACTTATAGGCAAAACAGCCGCACAGAGCCTAGGATGCACACGTCCCCCCGCAAACTACGCAGCCCCTGATGACAACAGCCTGATACTCTGCCACCTGGGGGCAACGCAGGTGCCCCGGCCAGGCCTCTGGGCTCACACCCACTCCAGACCGCTGCTGTACAGACACTTGCACCCCCACCACAGCTAATCTGCGTCCTGGGACGCAGACGCCAGGAAGTGGCGGAGAATGACATGCGGGAAGTAGGGGCAGGCTGGACGGTCCCCTGCGGTTGGGCCAGCACCTCCCCGGCTCTAGGGAGACCGGGGCAGAgccccagggcagagccccagaCCACGCCCCAACAGCACGGGCGCCCTGAGGTCCCTCAGCGGGACACCCCAGATCTTGGCACCGCCTCCAGCCAAGTGATTTCTCACAGACCTTGCCGAGCAGGTCACGGGCTCTTTCTTGCTGTCACAAGGGCAGGCCGGGAAGGGCCAGCTTCCACCCAGCACCAAGACAGCTTCATCCACCGGCCAGGTCCTAGCCCGTCCAAGTCCCCATACTGTGGCTGCTTCTAAGACCACTAGGGTGTCAGGCTGGCCAGAAACCTGTTCTACAGCCCCCAGGGAACGGGGCCCGAGAGGCTGTCCTTACCTTGTGGAACTCTCGCAGGAAGGAGCGCTCGTACTCGCCCCGACAGCGGTCCTCCATTCTCTCCCTGGTCACCTGGTGCAGGGTGGTGGTCACAGCCTCCGCACTGACCCGCTCCAACAGACTCAGCCTGTGTCTGGAGGACAGCCCTGCTCGTGGAGCACACGGAGTACCCTGCTCCCCCTCACACCCAGCGCCCTCTGTACCGAAGGTTTCAAGGAAAAGCTGCTGGGGAGGAcagagccctgccctccccagccgGCCTCTCTGCCCAGGCTGAGACCCTGGCCTTGCCCATGTGAGGAGTGGGTGTGGCTCTCAGGGCTAAAACCGCATCTCCTGAAACGTGGCTCTGAAGCAACAGCTAAATATATCACCGTCCTGACCACGTGAGCATAGACGCCACCAGTTATGCCGTTGGGTGCAGACCCTGGTCAGCGACGGCAAATGAACTCGAGAAAACGAGAGGGAACATTTCTGGGCACCCTGCATCTGGGATGAACCAGCAAAAGCCATCCAGGGCCTCCCTGACCCTCGCCAGCAACAGGGCCCCTCCCTCAGTCCAGCTAgaagcccctcccccttcccaacaGCTGTGCTGCTGCCGCTTCACTCAACGTGACAAGATCATTACCAGCAACCACAAAGGATTAAaggctcacagctcagaacccagCTTTAACGGCGACAGCAAAATCCTTTCCTCTTTAAAAGGCTGGAAAAGCAATCTGCTTGCCCAGCGTGTTAGCCTAATCCCCAACTTgtctggaaagaataaaaaaagcaagCCCACCTTTTGCAATTACAAGAGAGGATGAACACCATCCCTTCCCCGGGGAGCCTACAGAAGGCACAGCAGAATTCTACGTGGCCCAGAAAATTTGCAATCCCTAGGGTCTCAGAGTAAGCAAAGAGTGGAAACCCAGGGCTAGTGTGAGTGGCAGACACACACCTGTGTCCAAGACAAAACGTATAAACTCACAGCACGGGGATCCTGGGGACCCGCCCCTGGCCACACCCAGGACTATCCGGCagagaccccaccccccaccccacccagccagCTGGACCCAGGAAAGCCAGCCAGAGGCAAGAACAGAGGCGTGGCCACACAGGCGTGAGTACTCACAGGACCTGGCTGAGCTGGTGAAACTGCTCCAGGGCCTGGCGGCACCAGCACTGCTGCTTGTCACTGCCGCATCCCGCGCACAACGGGCTCTGCAGAAGCCGGTAGTACCGGCGACGGGCATACCTGCTGTCCAATTCCCCCTCTAGTTCTGGGTCTgtgcccccttcccccttcctcttaCTCTGCATGTAGACTCTCAAAAAGCGCCCATAGAGGCGCTGAATCATCTCCTGAAAGGTTCTGGGAGTGGAAAAGAACAGGACGCCCCGCAAGGTGGTGTGGACTTTTTCCCGCAGCCCCTGAGCGCCTGCGCCCATCAGCAAGCCCAGGCGAGTCCATTTCTCCAGCAGCTCTAGACTATGCAGGTAGGGATCCAGGCGGCTCTCCAACAGGCCGAAAGCGTCAAGGAGAAGCAGAAGGCACTGGGGCTCGTCTGCACAGTTCTCACGCTGGGAGATAGTATTCCAGAACTCAAGGGAGATGTTGGCCTGCAGGTCGTTCTGCAGCACCTCTACAAACCACTCCTCCAGGACCGAATGCAGACCGTGGGCCCTCAAAACCTCCACCGCCGCCCGGAGCTCCTCCTCCTTTGGCGGCACCGCACCGCTGGTCCGGGAGGACGCCTGGAGTGCAGGGAACCGTGAGAAGGGAACACAGAGTAGCGGAGGGAAGGGCACTGACACGCGGGGAGAAGCGGGGAAAGGGACAGAGCGGAGGGGAAGCTGCGGGACTTCCGCTACCCCTCGTCCACGACGCACGGGTGCTTGGCCGACGCTAGGGAAGGGCCGCCTCGGCAGCGGAACGAACCCCAGGGTGGACGTCCTAGTAAAGCGCGCAGGGTCCCCGGAACCCCGCGCGGACCCGCTGCCCTCTTCCGGGGCCTCACCAGTCCCAACGCGGCCGGCGGCACCAGCCCGGTGCTCACGGTGTTCCAGGCCACCAACAGCTCCTGTGCCGGCCCGGGGTCGCCGTCTCGCACCGCCGTCGCCATCTGCGCCCACCAGCTCCCAGGGCTTCGCGGCGAGGCGCGCGGCGATGACGCACACGAGAGGCGCGCCGCGGTGACGTATCGGAGGGCGCGCTGTCGGAAGGCAGTGCGCAGGCGCGAACGGCGAGGCGCTGGCGGCGGTTGGAGTGGTCGCGGCCCAAGCGGCGACCATGACCCAGCAGGGCGCGGCGCTGCAGAATTACAACAACGAGCTAGTCAAGTGTGAGCGGCCGCGCGGCGGGGTCTGCCGGGCGGGCTGGGAGGGCGCGGGGCTCGCCGGCGTGCAGGCCGAGGCAGCAGCTGGCCCGCAGCGCGCGGCCGAGTGGGGTGCATGGTCCGTGCGTGGGTGTCTCGGCCGGGAAGGCGCCGGTGGCCGTCGGACCTGCCCGGCGCACGGCCGCTCTGTGGCACGCACCAAGCCCTGGGTATCTGTGGAGAGAGCCAAGGAACGAATGGCTAGAGCACGCACTGCCGCCCGGGCGCCACGCCCGCTGGTCCGGTGCGGTGCTTTCTCTAACCCCGAGAACCCCTGGGCGGTCGGAGCCTGGCCTGGCGGCGGTGGAAGGTGGCCGAGCCAGCCCCGGGCCTCCCGCCGCCCTCTCCTCCTACAAAGCAGTGGGCTCCAGAGTGGCAGGGGTGCTGCTGTCCTTCCTGCCCTGGGTCCACAGCGCCTGCCCCGCTCGGCCCACTGTAGGCATCGAGGAGCTGTGTCAGAAGCGAGAGGAGTTGTGTCGGCAGATCCAGCAGGAGGAGGATGAGAAGCAGCGGCTGCAGAGCGAGGTGAGGCAGCTGACAGAGAAACTGGCCCGAGTCAACGAGAATCTGGCGCGCAAGATTGCTTCTCGCAACGAGTTTGACCGGACCATCGCAGAGACAGAGGCTGCCTACCTCAAGGTGGGGCTCGGGGCCGGCAGGAAGCCTGCATGCCTGTGGCCTGCGGGGGGTGGCCTGGGGGCGCCCACGGGCAGAGGCGACAGGACTACAACATGGTCAGGACCACTGTGGGATGACAGTGGGGCTGTCAGTGGGGCCCGGCACGCCCCAAGTCCTGTTCTGTGCACCGTAGTTTTATGGCTTGTCCCAGACCACGGGCAGAGAGCGGCAGCAAGGGCCAGAGCTCATCTCGTCTGGCTTCCCAGGGTGCAAGGAGGGGGGCTTTGGGCTAAAGGCTCTGCTGACCCTGTCCGACCCTCCTGTCAGGGgcttcctctccctgcttctgccccagGCTTGGCACCGGCTTGGTAGGAGCAGAGCTGGACTGTGCGAGCCTTCTGACGAGAGGGATAGTGACAGCCATCTCGTGTCCCCGTTTCCAGATCCTGGAAAGCTCGCAGACTCTGCTTAGTGTCCTGAAGAGGGAAGCCGGGAACTTGACCAAAGCCACAGCCTCGGAGCACAAGagcagtggaggcagggagagctgAGGAGGCCATTGGTGGGGAGGGGCCTGCCTCCCACGTCCCTCAGTGGCTCGACCCCCAGCAAGCCTGTCTTCAAAGCGTCTTTATTGTTCGTGGTAGCAGCTGCCTCCTTTCACTGTCTCGGGTGCCAAGAGGCAGTTGCCCAGCTTCACCTGCCCCAGGTGACAAGTACAGCCCTGGGTGCAGCCCACCAGGTGGGGGTCCTGACCCTGTACTCATAGGATATGGGAAGGACAGGCTCTGGGTGAGTTCCGCTCGGGGCGGAGGTCCCCTCACCCCCGCCCTGGGCTGCCAGAAAGACCCTGCTCCCTACTTTCACCAGCATGGCAGCCACCTCACCTCGGTGCCCAGgccaggggagcaggggaggggctggggcccaCCCCCTCAGAGCTTGCCCTGGTGGCCTATGACTGTCAGTAAAGATTGTCTTTGTGAAGGTAGCTTACTGCCTGTGTCCTGTGTCCGGCGTGTGGGACGTGGGACTGCTGCACAACCCCAGAACCAATGTGAGCCCAGCTATATGGCTTCTTGGCAGAGGAGGGCCTGGAGTGGCTTTCCCTGTGCAAGCCTTGTTGGCTTTGGGGACAGAGTTGAGGGTACCCTTGAGCATTCCCTGGGACCTTGTCACCCACCCTTTCTCCCCACCAGGGCTgctggccccctgcccccaactccaGCACTTAGCCTCCCCATCGGGTGGTGTTCTGCCTGTTGGTCTTGGTCTGTGCGATGCCCTATTCC
Above is a window of Panthera tigris isolate Pti1 chromosome D4, P.tigris_Pti1_mat1.1, whole genome shotgun sequence DNA encoding:
- the ANAPC2 gene encoding anaphase-promoting complex subunit 2, which translates into the protein MATAVRDGDPGPAQELLVAWNTVSTGLVPPAALGLASSRTSGAVPPKEEELRAAVEVLRAHGLHSVLEEWFVEVLQNDLQANISLEFWNTISQRENCADEPQCLLLLLDAFGLLESRLDPYLHSLELLEKWTRLGLLMGAGAQGLREKVHTTLRGVLFFSTPRTFQEMIQRLYGRFLRVYMQSKRKGEGGTDPELEGELDSRYARRRYYRLLQSPLCAGCGSDKQQCWCRQALEQFHQLSQVLHRLSLLERVSAEAVTTTLHQVTRERMEDRCRGEYERSFLREFHKWIERVVGWLGKVFLQDGPARPASPEAGNTLRRWRCHVQRFFYRIYAGLRIEELFSIIRDFPDSRPAIEDLKYCLERTDQRQQLLLSLKAALETRLLHPGVNTCDIITLYISAIKALRVLDPSMVILEVACEPIRRYLRTREDTVRQIVAGLTGDSDGTGDLAVELSKTDPASLETGQDSEDDSGEPEDWVPDPVDADPGKSSSKRRSSDIISLLVSIYGSKDLFINEYRSLLADRLLHQFSFSPEREIRNVELLKLRFGEAPMHFCEVMLKDMADSRRINANIREEDEKRPVEEQPPFGVYAVILSGEFWPPFKDEKLEVPEDIREALEVYCKKYEKLKAMRTLSWKHTLGLVTMDVELADRTLSVAVTPVQAVVLLYFQDQASWTLEELSKVVKMPVALLRRRMSVWLQQGVLREEPAGTFSVVEEERPQDRDSMVLLDSDDESDSGMASQADQKEEELLLFWTYIQAMLTNLESLSLERIYSMLRMFVVTGPALAEIDLQELQGFLQKKVRDQQLVYSAGVYRLPKSCS
- the SSNA1 gene encoding Sjoegren syndrome nuclear autoantigen 1, producing MTQQGAALQNYNNELVKCIEELCQKREELCRQIQQEEDEKQRLQSEVRQLTEKLARVNENLARKIASRNEFDRTIAETEAAYLKILESSQTLLSVLKREAGNLTKATASEHKSSGGRES